The DNA segment GGGCAGCCGCGAAATTGTGGTGAAATCTCTGGGGCCTCAGTTCAACTCTGTGCGTGGCGTATCTGGCGGCACCATTCTGGGTGACGGAAATGTGGTGGTTATTCTTGATCTGCCAGCAATGATCCGCTCCGACATACTGTCAGAGCAGCAGCGCACCAGCTTCAAAACAGACCAGCCGCGCCAGAAACCGCGACTTCACCAGCGCGCCACGCTAGTGATGGTGGTCGATGATTCCGTAACCGTGCGTAAGGTGACGTCGCGCCTGCTTGAACGCAACGGTATGGAAGTCATTACCGCCAAAGACGGCTTGGATGCCGTAACCCAGTTGCAGGATTACCGGCCTGATATCATTCTGCTGGATATTGAAATGCCACGTATGGATGGCTTTGAAGTAGCCGGCTTTATTCGCCACGACGACGTTTTGCGAAATACACCCATTTGCATGATTACCTCCCGTACCGGTGAAAAGCATCGTGAGCGTGCATTAGCCATCGGCGTTAACGAGTATCTGGGTAAGCCGTTTCAGGAGGCCACGCTGCTGGAGGCCATTCGCAGGCTGACAGGTACCCAATGATGGCAACCGGCGCCGGCGCACTGACTATCGGCATAGTGGCAGATACCGTCACGCAGCGGCAACGGCTCAGCTCTAGCCTAAAAGAACTGGGGCTGGTTACCTGTTTTTGCGGCAGTCCAGCGGAGTTTTACGCCAGTGCAACATTGCCGTTGGCAGCCTGCTGGCTTGTTCAGCTGGAAGACGAAGAGGAGCATCCCGAAGATTGGGATCTCGCCCTCATTGACGGAGATGCGCCGGTATTATTAGGACTGGACCCCGCGCCCGCTGAAAACGACAAAGAAAACGCCCGCTGGCAACGTAAACTGGAGAACAAACTGGAGCGCCTGCTCGGGCCGTTATCGGCACCTCAGAGCACAAACGCAGAACCGGTTTTGAACCGCATCAGCAGTTCGGCGCCAAATTCGGTTCCGCTACTGCAACCATCAGAACCCATAGCCGCCAGACAAATATGGGTTCTGGCTGCGTCACTAGGTGGGCCAGAAGCGGTAAAGAGTTTTCTGGACCAGCTTCCCCCCGATTTGCCGGTGGGGTTTGTGTATGCACAGCACATCGACGGTCAGTTTACAGAAGTGTTAACCCGGGTACTGGGTCGCCACTCCCAGTACCGCTTGAAAACAGCAAAGCCAGGTGACGTCATCGCAACGGGGGACGTGGTCATGCTCCCAGTCGACCACGAATGGCAGATAGACGGCAGCGGCGCACTGGAGGAGCTGCCTGGCCCTTGGCCGGGACCCTATGGCCCGTCCATCGACCAGGTGCTGCTGAATATGTCGAATTACTACCATGAAAACTGCCACGCCATTATCTTTTCCGGTATGGGAAGCGATGGGACAGTGGCTGCACCCATGCTGCGCGCTTACGGCAGCCTCATCTGGGCGCAAGACAGCCAGAGCTGCGGGCAACCCTCCATGCCCGAATCGGTCGCCGCCACCGGCTGTGTCAGCTTTCGTGGCACGCCCCAGCAGCTAGCTCAGAAACTGGTCACAACTCTCGAAAACACTGAGCTGCAGCAAAGCAGTCAGCCATCAGATTACACTGGAGGTAACTCATGACCGATAACAACCAGACCCTGGCCTGCGTGATGATTCCGATGATCGGTCGTCAGCTGTTACTGCCCAACGTATCGCTGGCTGAAGTGGTGGACTACAGCCCCGACATTAGCACAAGCGCCAACTCACCCGCCTGGCTGGCTGGCCATCTGGAATGGCGAGGGCTAAGGCTACCAATTATATCCTACGACGCAGCCAGCGGCGGCCAGTTGACACAACCGAATAATCGCCGCGGCCGGGTGGTTATCCTCAACAGCATCGTCGAAGAACACCGCGAACAACCCTTTATTGCTTTGATGACTCAGGGCATACCCAGCCAGAATCGCATTAATCAAAGCCAGATTCAGCGCCTGGACAGCCCGACCGGCATCGCCGACCTAATGGAAGTCGAAGTAGACGGCGAGCGCGCGTGGATTCCCAATTTGGAGTATCTGGAAAGCCTGGCGCAGCAATTACGCTGAGGCCTCAGCCAACCGTGCGGAAACCCTGGCAGCACGGATCGCAACTGTTATAATGTTGCAAATTTCAACGGATACTTGCCATGCCCGCCCGCGCTTTACCCTATCGCCCCCATAATCATGATCTTTGCGTTGATCACGCTCTGGCCCAAGCCAGGGAAATCTGCCGGCGTGACGAGGCGCGGTTAACCCCCGTCAGGGAAAGAGTGCTGGAGCTAATTTGGCAGTCCCACAAACCATTGGGCGCCTACGATGTGCTGGCTCAGTTAAGCGCCGATGGCCACAAGGCAGCGCCGCCAACGGTGTATCGCGCTCTCGATTTTTTACAGCAGCACGGCCTGGTCCACCGTATTGCGTCGCTTAACGCGTTCACTGGTTGCGACCATCCGGGCCAGCACCACTGCGGCACTTTTCTGATCTGCCGCAGCTGTGGCAACGTGCTGGAGTTAGCTGCCCCAAACGTAACCGCTGCTATTAACCAAGCCGCAGCAGCCGAAACGTTTCAGATAGAACAGATTACATTGGAAATTGCCGGCTTTTGCCCGCGCTGTCAGAGCGACAGCACTGATCAGCCGACACCATCATGAACGAGGTTTTGGCAGAACTGAGCAAGGTATCGGTGACGCTCAATGACAGATTGATTGTTGACCGGGTGTCTTTGAGTATAAAGCGCGGCGACATCATCACTATCATTGGCCCCAACGGAGCCGGCAAAACCACGCTGATTAAAACCATTCTGGGCATCCAGAAAGCCAGTTCTGGATCGATTAGCCTGCCGCCCGGCTTGGTGATTGGCTATGTACCACAAACCCTGAACCTCGAAACCACCCTGCCGCTGAGTGTTGAGCGTTTCATGGCGCTGGGCGGCTGCGACCGCAAAGGCTGTCAACAGGCGTTGGCGCGCACCGGTGTAGCCCACCTGATGGCAGCTTCGGTGCACCATCTTTCTGGCGGCGAGAAACAACGACTGCTGCTGGCCCGCGCGCTGGCCCGCCAGCCTGGTCTATTAGTCCTGGATGAGCCAGCTCAAGGAGTCGACATCAACGGCCAGGCCGCGCTTTACGATCTGGTGCGCCAGCTCCGAGACGAACTCAACTGCGGCGTTATCATGATATCCCACGACCTGCACCTGGTTATGGCTGCCACCGACAAGGTTATCTGCCTGAACCAACACGTGTGTTGCAGCGGTTTTCCAGAAGACATATCCCACGACCCGGCCTTTATTGAAACCTTCGGCACCGCCGTCGCCGAGTCACTGGCGGTGTACCATCACCATCACAATCACCGCCATGATCTGCACGGCAACGTTATAGGCGGCGGCTCCGCTATCGATGGCACTCTGAAAAAGGGTACTTTCGACGACGCGGAAGCCGCGCCAACTTGCTCAGGGCACCACCATGATTGATGTCATTCTGGATGACTTTTTCTGGCGCGCGCTGATCGGCGGCCTGGGTGTCGCTCTGGTAGCGGGGCCTCTCGGCTGTTTTGTGGTTTGGCGGCGGCTCGCCTATTTTGGCGACACACTGGCCCATTCGGCGCTTCTAGGCATTGCCCTGAGCTTCGTGATTCAGGTGCCGATTAATGTCGGGGTGATTATCACTTGCTTGGGGTTGGCTCTGGCGCTGGTGCTGTTTTCCCGCAGCAAAACATTAGCCACCGATACCCTGCTGGGCATACTGGCCCACAGTGCTCTGGCCATTGGACTGGTCACCCTGAGCTTTATGCCCTCGGTGCGAATGGACCTGACCGGGCTGCTGTTTGGCGATCTGCTGGCCATGAGCCGCAGCGATCTATGGTGGATTTACGGCGGTGCCGCCACTATTTTGTGCCTGCTGGCGCTGCTATGGCGTGGCCTGCTGATGAGCACCATTCACGAAGAACTGGCGCGGGTTGAAGGGGTGCCGGTAGAACGCCTGCGGCTGGCCCTGATTCTGATGTTCGCTATTGTGATTGCGGTAGCCATGAAAATTGTCGGCGTGCTGCTGATTACTGCACTGTTGATTATTCCCGCCGCCACCGCAAGGCGCCTGGCACGCACACCCGAACAGATGGTGGCTATGGCAATGCTGTTCGGCTTTGTTGCCGTGACCGGCGGGTTGGCCCTGTCATGGGAACTGGACACACCGGCGGGGCCGTCGGTGGTGGTTACCGCATTTAGCTGTTTTCTGCTGATCTCCGCGGTTGGCGGCAAACAACGTGCATAAATCGGCTTAACAGAAAAATTTACCCATCGAAACGCACCGGCTACAGCGGCTGCATCACTGACTCCCACTGGCGCTTTTCCACCAATTCCATAAATTCATCACCCAGGCGCTCACTCTCGGCAATCGCCCGACGCCAGACTTTTTCGCGGCCGGCATCGTCGCCGAGGTACTTTTCAAAATCACGACGGTCCGGCAGCTTTCCATTGGGCAAACTCTCCAGATAGTCCGCCGAGGGCGCCAGCAACAGGACATCCTGCACATGTGATGCGTTAGACTTGCGCCAAGGTAAAGACTTATCAAACCAACCGGGAATTATTCGGTCGGTAAAATGCGGATACAACACGACACCCGGCTGCTGGTACGGCAAATCCAAGTGATAATCCAATAAACCGCCGTCGCGATAAAGCCCTGCTGGCGCTCCAGGAATGTTCGCCACCCCCGACATCACCATCGGAATCGAAGCCGAGGCCAGCAACGCCGGAAGCAGGTTGTCTTGACTCAGTGCAATGGTGTGGCTGGCGAAATCGCGCAGCTCCTCTAACGGTGCCGGTGTGCGAGTGTCCTGCACAATGCCCCGCTCCATGACTCGACCCAGATGCCGGCGCCCCAGCATATTACTCACTATCGCATGCAGCAGCCCCAAAGTTAGACAACCGCGGCTATCGTGCCGTAACAGTCCCAAACTGCGCACCACCATGACGCTGAGCCGATACTGCGGGTGATTCAAAATATGCGGTTCACGCCCACCCAATAACTGTTGCAAAAACTCGAGGCTTTTGCGGGTTACTTCGGCGGCGCTGACCCCTTTCGTAAAACGCTGCTGGGTGTATAGCTCCGCTAGCAACTCCAACTGAGCCACCGGGTTATCAGACGACGCCACCGCCGCAAAGCGCCAACTGCCGATAGAAGAGCCCACCAACGCTCTGGGCTGCGGCACGCTCGGCAGCCAATGACCAAACAGAGTTTTATCCAGGCCGCTCAGGCCCAAGGCTTTGGGCCCACCGGCAGCGCCAGGAATCACGTGAACATCCCCGGCGCTCAGCGGGTTATCCCGTAACCGCCTCATGGCACGAGTACCGGCTCGAATCGTTAAAGCCGGTGTGCGAATATGAATAGCGGTCATGGTTTCTCCTTAACAGGGGACGCGGGCAAGAAAGCCGCAAAGTGTCATCATTATTGGGTTTGGCCGCGGTTTCTCCAGCAAACACAACAACGATTATTCAACAGGGCAGCTTTTTTTCACGGCAAGCCGTGCTAGATTTGACGTATCGAGTAATAAAAAAACCAGCGCGCCAAGCCACAACATCGGGCTGACGAAGGGAGTTCTAGGTGGCCATACCTTTTTTTTTATCGGAAAAATTTACCAGCAACCCAACTTTGGTGGTGATGGGGTTTCGCCGCCAGTTGGTTTATCATTTGCATTTCTGGGCTTGCCTCGCCGTAGCCCCGCTGATTGTGGTGCAGTGGCTTCATCAGAATTACCTATTGTCTGCCCTACTTTTTCTTTTCTGCGCCAACGCTTTACTGGTGATTGGTTTTTTGCGCTTTCGCCAACACTACTTTTTGCGGGGCTGGCTGTTTCCGCTACTGGCGATGAGCTGCGCGGTCTATTCTACCGCCATTAACGGCCATGTCGGGCTTTACTGGGCCTACCCTGCCATTACTGCCGTTTTTTTTCTAATGCCCCTGCGGGATGCCGCCATCAGCAACTTTGTGTTTTTGACCCTGATGGCAGTCACGGCCTTTTACGTATTTCCCCTGTCAGAGTTCTGGCGTATTACCACATCACTAGGACTGACTTGCCTGTTCGCACTGATTTTTGCTTGGCTGGTGGGACGCTTGCAGCAAGAAATGACAGAACTTGCCACCACAGACCCACTCACCGGCTGCCGGAACCGGGCAACACTGGCTGAAAGCCTGACCAACCAAATCAAGTTGTGCAAACGCTATGGCCGGCCATCTTCCATTTTACTGCTGGACCTGGACCACTTCAAAGCCATCAACGACAACTGGGGCCACCACATCGGTGACACCGTATTGGCCGGCATTGCACGCCTGCTGAGCAACCGCCTGCGCGACAACGACCACATATTTCGTATTGGCGGCGAAGAGTTCATGGTGCTGTTGCCGGAAACCAGCCTGCCCGAAGCCGAGACACTGGCCCGTGAGCTGGTAAAAAGCGTAGCCGTTGAACCGTTCCAGACTGGTATTGGGGTCACCATCAGCGGCGGCCTGACGCAGGCCTGTGCCAACGAGACCTGGTCAGTCTGGCTCAAGCGTGCAGACCAGGCACTGTATAAAGCCAAATCCGATGGCCGCAACCGTGTTGTGCAGTTAACTGGCAGCTCGCCGCCGGCCGATATCGGCCTTCAGGGCGACCGCTGAACCGCTACGGCGCTTACCCATAGAGATCATCGCCATTTTGCCTTAAGCTTCCGCCCTTGCCAGATTCAGTAAACCGGACCTTTATTTATGAGCAATTCCCTGACAGACGATCTTGCCGGCCACTACCGCGCCATTATTAATGGCTTGGGTGAAAACTGTGACCGCGAAGGCCTGCAAAACACGCCTCAACGCGCGGCCAAAGCCATGCAGTTCCTAACTCGCGGGTACCAGCAGAATCTGAACGAGTTGGTCAACAACGCGGTGTTCGAATCCGCCATGGACGAAATGGTGGTGATACAAGACATAGAACTGTACAGCATGTGTGAACATCACGTGTTGCCTTTTATCGGCAAGTGCCACATTGCCTACCTGCCCCAGGGCAAGGTCCTGGGGCTGTCCAAATTCGCGCGCATTGTGGATATGTACGCAAGGCGCCTGCAAATCCAGGAAAACCTGACTCGACAGATCGCAGAAGCGGTAGAAAGTGTAACCAACGCCAAAGGCGTCGCCGTCGTGATCGAAGCCCAGCACATGTGCATGATGATGCGTGGCGTCGAAAAACAGAACTCGAAAATGAAGACCTCGATGATGCTCGGCCAGTTCCGAAAGTCACAGGCCACCCGCCTGGAATTCTTCAATCTGATCAGTACCAACCGTTGATCAGTTTCACATTGGCCAGATGGGACACTAGGTAACGGGTAGCACTTACCTTGTTATTTTCTTCCGCGACAGGAGCGTTACATCATGACTGAGGCGTCTGACTCGCAGATTCTCGACATTCTGCAGCAGGTCCGCACCATCGCGTTGGTGGGCGCCAGTGAGGAAACCAGCCGACCTTCCCACGAGGTTATGCATTACTTGCAACAGCAGGGCTACCGGGTAATACCCGTTAACCCACGTTTGGCCGGCCAACTGCTACTGGGTGAAACCGTTTGTGCGGATCTTGAATCACTGCCGGTCGCGGTCGACATGGCAGACCTGTTCCTGGCTGTGCAACGCACCGACGCGGTGATCGACCAGGCTATCGCCATGAAAATTCCGGTCTTATGGCTCCAAATTGGCGTTATTAACCACCAAGGCGCCGATCGCGCGCGACACGCGGGCATGAAAGTGGTGATGGACCGCTGTCCAAAGATGGAAATACCTCGGCTCATACACCGAGGCTGAAGTAATGGCCAACAATCTGGGCATCCAAGTGGTAGCCGAAGGCGTAAAAACCATATAGCAGATCAATTTTCTGTGCCAACGTGGTTGCGGTGTGGCGCAGGGTTATCTGATCAGCCGTCCTATTCCTGCCGTCCAGCTGGAGCAGTGGCTGGAGCCGCAACACGCTGAAAACCCAATTTAACCGTGAGACTCCATGACACATTATCTGACTACCGAACAAGACGCGCGCCTGCGCCGCTGGGAACGGTGGAACCGCAATTATTTTCTGTTCGCCTTCACGGCGTTAATCATAATTTTGGTGTTCAGCAGCCAACTGGGGTTATCTAGCGCCGATGATTGGGACGGGCTGGGCATCATTCTGGTGCTGTTGGTGGGACCAATAGTGGCTATGCAGCTAAAGCTGACCTGTCCCGCATGTAGCGAAAAACTGGGTTGGCAAGCCAAGCTGATGGTTCCGGAACAGTGCAAGCACTGCGGCTGTTTTCTTCGCGCCAAAGGCTGACAACACGTTCACAACATTTGACCTATGAGCAGCTAACAGGTTTTAAGCTACACTTATCGTAAAAGGCGACGGGGTAGTTTATGAAAGTAAAAGACATGGCCCGTGCCGCTGGGGTAACGCCCGACACGGTGCGTTTCTATTCCCGCGAAAAACTGTTGGCACCCAGTCGCGATCCAGCGAACAACTACCAACATTTCTCCAGCGATGATCTGCGCCGCCTACGTTTTGCCCGTAAGGCCCGCCAGCTTGGGTTTTCACTGCCCGAGATTCGCGACATTTTGAACCAAGCCGACGACGAGCATTCTCCCTGTCCCATGGTGCGCGGCGTGTTTGAAAAACGCCTGGCCGAGGTTGGACGCCAGATTAACGAGCTCCAGCAACTGCACCAGCGCATGCAAAAAGCCCTCGACGCTTGGCGCGATATGCCCGATGGCACGCCAGACGGCCATACCATCTGCCGTTTAATTGAACACTGGGATCAGGCCGAACCTAACCTGACGGAGGAACTCTGAATCATGGACAGCACAACCGCTAACACCGAGAACCGGCTCAGCATTGCCGGTGCCACCTGCCAGGGCTGCGCCCGTAAAATCCGCGTGGCATTAGAACCTTTGGTCACCGACAGTGCCGCGGTGGATGTGAACATCGAGCAGAAAACCGTCACCTTGCCCGCAGGCATCGACCCCGCCGACGCTGCTCGCAGAATCACCGAAGCGGGCTACCCAGCGGAGATTCTTTATGCCGAGCCCGCCGCCAAAAGCTGCTTTACCAACAAGACAACGCCATCTTGTCTCAGCAAAAAGGGTAACGCTGATGAAGCAGAAGCCCCAGCGCCAGAGCTTGTCAGCGCCGCCAGCAACAGCAACGACGGCATTCAGCTGGCGGTCACCGGCGCCACCTGCGCGTCTTGCGTCAGCAGCATCGAAAAAGCCTTGAAGTCGGTCAGCGGCGTTACCCACGCCCACATGAACCTGGCCGACAATACCGCCAGCGCCAGCGGTCAAGTCGCGCCGCAAGCACTGATCAAAGCCATCGAAAGCGCCGGCTACGGCGCCAGCGTGATTGATGATCCAGACACTGCAGACGAACGCCGCCAACAGCAAGATCGCAGACGCTACCGCACCTTGCTGGTAAAAATGGCGATCAGCCTGTCACTGGGTGTAGGCCTGATGGTCTGGGGCATGGGTTTCGGTTCAATGACCGTAGATGCCGGTAACCAGACCACCTGGGTCAATCTGGGCATTCTGACTCTGAGCGTGATGATTGCCACCGGCAGCCATTTTTTCACCAGCGCCTGGAAGGCCTTTCTCCATCACAACGCCAATATGGACACCCTGGTAGCCCTGGGCACCGGCACCGCTTGGATGTATTCCATGGTGGTGGCGGTACTCCCCGCAGCCCTGCCAGAAATGGCGCGCCACGTGTATTTTGAAGCTTCGGCGATGATCATTGGTCTGATCAATCTGGGCCAGGCATTAGAACTTCGCGCCAAAGGCAAAACCTCCGAAGCCGTGCGCCGACTGCTGGATCTGCGCGCTAAAACCGCCCGCGTGATCCGCGACGGCCAAGAACAAGACCTGCCCATAGAGCAGGTGCGTAAAGGCGACCAGATCCGCGTTCGGCCCGGTGAACAGCTGCCGGTGGACGGTGTAGTGCGCGAAGGCAACACCCGC comes from the Marinobacter psychrophilus genome and includes:
- a CDS encoding chemotaxis protein CheB, with protein sequence MMATGAGALTIGIVADTVTQRQRLSSSLKELGLVTCFCGSPAEFYASATLPLAACWLVQLEDEEEHPEDWDLALIDGDAPVLLGLDPAPAENDKENARWQRKLENKLERLLGPLSAPQSTNAEPVLNRISSSAPNSVPLLQPSEPIAARQIWVLAASLGGPEAVKSFLDQLPPDLPVGFVYAQHIDGQFTEVLTRVLGRHSQYRLKTAKPGDVIATGDVVMLPVDHEWQIDGSGALEELPGPWPGPYGPSIDQVLLNMSNYYHENCHAIIFSGMGSDGTVAAPMLRAYGSLIWAQDSQSCGQPSMPESVAATGCVSFRGTPQQLAQKLVTTLENTELQQSSQPSDYTGGNS
- a CDS encoding chemotaxis protein CheW codes for the protein MTDNNQTLACVMIPMIGRQLLLPNVSLAEVVDYSPDISTSANSPAWLAGHLEWRGLRLPIISYDAASGGQLTQPNNRRGRVVILNSIVEEHREQPFIALMTQGIPSQNRINQSQIQRLDSPTGIADLMEVEVDGERAWIPNLEYLESLAQQLR
- a CDS encoding Fur family transcriptional regulator, which codes for MPARALPYRPHNHDLCVDHALAQAREICRRDEARLTPVRERVLELIWQSHKPLGAYDVLAQLSADGHKAAPPTVYRALDFLQQHGLVHRIASLNAFTGCDHPGQHHCGTFLICRSCGNVLELAAPNVTAAINQAAAAETFQIEQITLEIAGFCPRCQSDSTDQPTPS
- the znuC gene encoding zinc ABC transporter ATP-binding protein ZnuC; this translates as MNEVLAELSKVSVTLNDRLIVDRVSLSIKRGDIITIIGPNGAGKTTLIKTILGIQKASSGSISLPPGLVIGYVPQTLNLETTLPLSVERFMALGGCDRKGCQQALARTGVAHLMAASVHHLSGGEKQRLLLARALARQPGLLVLDEPAQGVDINGQAALYDLVRQLRDELNCGVIMISHDLHLVMAATDKVICLNQHVCCSGFPEDISHDPAFIETFGTAVAESLAVYHHHHNHRHDLHGNVIGGGSAIDGTLKKGTFDDAEAAPTCSGHHHD
- a CDS encoding iron chelate uptake ABC transporter family permease subunit produces the protein MIDVILDDFFWRALIGGLGVALVAGPLGCFVVWRRLAYFGDTLAHSALLGIALSFVIQVPINVGVIITCLGLALALVLFSRSKTLATDTLLGILAHSALAIGLVTLSFMPSVRMDLTGLLFGDLLAMSRSDLWWIYGGAATILCLLALLWRGLLMSTIHEELARVEGVPVERLRLALILMFAIVIAVAMKIVGVLLITALLIIPAATARRLARTPEQMVAMAMLFGFVAVTGGLALSWELDTPAGPSVVVTAFSCFLLISAVGGKQRA
- a CDS encoding patatin-like phospholipase family protein; the encoded protein is MTAIHIRTPALTIRAGTRAMRRLRDNPLSAGDVHVIPGAAGGPKALGLSGLDKTLFGHWLPSVPQPRALVGSSIGSWRFAAVASSDNPVAQLELLAELYTQQRFTKGVSAAEVTRKSLEFLQQLLGGREPHILNHPQYRLSVMVVRSLGLLRHDSRGCLTLGLLHAIVSNMLGRRHLGRVMERGIVQDTRTPAPLEELRDFASHTIALSQDNLLPALLASASIPMVMSGVANIPGAPAGLYRDGGLLDYHLDLPYQQPGVVLYPHFTDRIIPGWFDKSLPWRKSNASHVQDVLLLAPSADYLESLPNGKLPDRRDFEKYLGDDAGREKVWRRAIAESERLGDEFMELVEKRQWESVMQPL
- a CDS encoding GGDEF domain-containing protein, whose product is MAIPFFLSEKFTSNPTLVVMGFRRQLVYHLHFWACLAVAPLIVVQWLHQNYLLSALLFLFCANALLVIGFLRFRQHYFLRGWLFPLLAMSCAVYSTAINGHVGLYWAYPAITAVFFLMPLRDAAISNFVFLTLMAVTAFYVFPLSEFWRITTSLGLTCLFALIFAWLVGRLQQEMTELATTDPLTGCRNRATLAESLTNQIKLCKRYGRPSSILLLDLDHFKAINDNWGHHIGDTVLAGIARLLSNRLRDNDHIFRIGGEEFMVLLPETSLPEAETLARELVKSVAVEPFQTGIGVTISGGLTQACANETWSVWLKRADQALYKAKSDGRNRVVQLTGSSPPADIGLQGDR
- the folE gene encoding GTP cyclohydrolase I FolE — encoded protein: MSNSLTDDLAGHYRAIINGLGENCDREGLQNTPQRAAKAMQFLTRGYQQNLNELVNNAVFESAMDEMVVIQDIELYSMCEHHVLPFIGKCHIAYLPQGKVLGLSKFARIVDMYARRLQIQENLTRQIAEAVESVTNAKGVAVVIEAQHMCMMMRGVEKQNSKMKTSMMLGQFRKSQATRLEFFNLISTNR
- a CDS encoding CoA-binding protein, coding for MTEASDSQILDILQQVRTIALVGASEETSRPSHEVMHYLQQQGYRVIPVNPRLAGQLLLGETVCADLESLPVAVDMADLFLAVQRTDAVIDQAIAMKIPVLWLQIGVINHQGADRARHAGMKVVMDRCPKMEIPRLIHRG
- a CDS encoding MerR family transcriptional regulator, with the protein product MKVKDMARAAGVTPDTVRFYSREKLLAPSRDPANNYQHFSSDDLRRLRFARKARQLGFSLPEIRDILNQADDEHSPCPMVRGVFEKRLAEVGRQINELQQLHQRMQKALDAWRDMPDGTPDGHTICRLIEHWDQAEPNLTEEL